One genomic segment of Chitinophagales bacterium includes these proteins:
- a CDS encoding glycosyltransferase family 2 protein, with protein sequence MTELTIVILCYRSEEQVLSFARKVKNIALSLTSNSEIVLVGNYIEGSNDKTKLYIQQLVAEDKIYKSVCKPKEGMMGWDMKEGLQMATGKYLCVIDGDGQFPIESIEKCYKLIKGGNYGLVKTYREKRNDGFYRKTISFVYNNLFSLLYPKIKSKDVNSKPKIFTREVYEQLNLTSDDWFIDTEIMIRLVEIDSNYIEFPIEFYDLQGRASFVKFSAIIEFLRNLIHFRFNRK encoded by the coding sequence ATGACAGAACTTACTATTGTAATTTTATGTTATAGGTCTGAAGAACAAGTTTTATCTTTTGCAAGGAAAGTTAAAAACATAGCCTTAAGTTTAACCTCTAATTCAGAAATAGTATTGGTGGGAAACTATATTGAAGGTTCAAATGATAAAACAAAACTATATATACAACAATTAGTAGCTGAAGATAAAATATATAAATCTGTATGCAAGCCAAAAGAAGGTATGATGGGTTGGGACATGAAAGAGGGTTTACAAATGGCAACAGGCAAGTATTTATGTGTTATAGATGGCGATGGACAATTCCCAATAGAAAGTATTGAAAAGTGTTATAAATTAATTAAAGGTGGAAATTATGGTTTAGTGAAAACATATAGAGAGAAAAGAAATGATGGATTTTATAGAAAAACTATTTCTTTTGTGTATAATAACTTGTTTTCTCTGTTGTATCCTAAAATAAAATCTAAAGATGTAAACTCTAAACCCAAAATTTTTACACGTGAAGTTTATGAACAGCTAAATTTAACTTCTGATGACTGGTTTATAGATACAGAAATAATGATTCGTTTAGTTGAAATTGATTCTAATTACATAGAATTTCCAATTGAGTTTTATGATTTACAAGGAAGAGCCTCTTTTGTTAAATTTTCTGCCATAATAGAATTCCTCCGCAACCTTATTCACTTTAGGTTTAACAGAAAGTAA
- a CDS encoding AMP-binding protein — protein sequence MNVKDFNILYLNGNKLELFSSNFNLKNNTLDKNVVLFINQWINSKNYIIVETSGSTGKPKSIKILKQYMLESAKMTCQYFSLQEKDNALLCMSAKHIGGMMMIVRAIYAKMNLIVVSPSANPLKDIDTPIDFLAMVPYQVNKTLEQNTEKLQKVKKLIIGGGTINYSLEQKIIKHQISAFHTFGMTETISHIAIRNIQKGKIFHCLKGISVAKNKDNSLVINAPTIGQAHLETNDIIELIDAHSFIWKGRKDFAIESGGVKMHPEMIEQKLASFISNRFLVSSLPDDNFNNKLILIIEGKKVNLPKQIFNALDKYEQPKEVFFIDKFVETESGKINRFKTTELIK from the coding sequence ATGAATGTAAAAGATTTCAACATACTATACCTAAATGGCAATAAATTGGAGCTGTTTAGTTCTAATTTTAATCTGAAAAACAACACTTTAGATAAAAATGTTGTACTGTTTATAAATCAATGGATTAACAGCAAGAATTACATCATTGTAGAAACATCCGGCTCTACCGGCAAGCCTAAATCCATTAAAATACTAAAGCAGTATATGCTTGAAAGTGCTAAAATGACTTGTCAATATTTTTCATTGCAAGAAAAAGATAACGCCCTACTTTGTATGTCGGCAAAGCATATAGGAGGCATGATGATGATAGTTAGAGCTATTTATGCTAAAATGAATTTAATTGTTGTTTCTCCTTCTGCTAATCCGCTAAAAGATATAGATACACCCATAGATTTTTTAGCAATGGTGCCTTATCAAGTAAACAAAACTTTAGAACAAAATACCGAAAAACTACAAAAAGTAAAAAAACTTATCATTGGTGGTGGCACAATAAACTACTCCCTTGAACAAAAAATTATTAAACATCAAATAAGTGCTTTTCACACTTTTGGAATGACAGAAACCATTAGCCACATAGCAATTAGAAATATTCAAAAAGGAAAAATATTCCATTGTTTGAAAGGCATATCCGTAGCTAAAAATAAAGATAATAGTTTAGTGATAAATGCACCAACTATTGGACAAGCCCATTTAGAAACTAACGATATTATAGAATTAATAGATGCCCATTCTTTTATTTGGAAAGGAAGAAAAGATTTTGCCATAGAAAGTGGTGGTGTTAAAATGCACCCCGAAATGATAGAACAAAAATTAGCATCATTTATCAGCAATAGATTTTTAGTTTCCTCGCTACCGGATGATAATTTTAACAACAAACTAATTTTAATAATAGAAGGCAAAAAAGTGAATTTACCTAAGCAGATATTTAACGCACTTGACAAATATGAGCAACCTAAAGAAGTTTTTTTTATTGATAAATTTGTAGAAACAGAAAGTGGCAAAATAAATAGATTTAAAACAACTGAATTAATAAAATGA
- a CDS encoding NAD-dependent epimerase/dehydratase family protein — translation MKKKIFITGISSPIMLNLINLIQLSEYEIIGLTRKRELSLNNVTVLHGDLQELNNYDEIIKECDIIIHAAAITHSHNKEEYFEINYKATEYLCKMIDLKKEVKFVFISSNTANKNSGEYAQSKFLAEKAIKKYCSNYLILRPSEIYGSKSKEGIEDIITKVKTKKILFYPNKIPSKFSPIHIQDATNYIFHEIFEKSTNKNQTISINGNELFSFYELYALAEKTFKTKKIKISIPYFLMKFIDISLNTFPLKMGIYPDQIKRLYGIKSIDENLNFNKYNLKNYLLE, via the coding sequence ATGAAAAAGAAAATTTTTATTACGGGCATAAGCTCTCCTATAATGCTTAATTTAATTAATCTTATTCAGTTATCGGAATACGAAATTATTGGTCTAACTCGCAAAAGAGAATTGAGTTTGAACAATGTAACTGTTTTACACGGAGATTTACAAGAACTTAATAATTATGATGAAATAATAAAAGAGTGTGATATTATTATACATGCAGCAGCAATAACACATTCTCATAACAAAGAAGAATATTTTGAAATTAACTATAAAGCTACAGAGTATTTATGCAAAATGATAGATCTTAAAAAGGAAGTTAAATTTGTATTTATAAGTAGCAATACTGCAAATAAAAATAGTGGAGAATACGCCCAAAGTAAGTTTTTAGCTGAAAAAGCCATTAAAAAATATTGTAGTAATTATTTAATACTCCGCCCTTCAGAAATATATGGTTCAAAAAGTAAAGAAGGTATAGAAGATATAATAACAAAGGTTAAAACTAAAAAAATACTGTTTTACCCCAATAAAATCCCTTCAAAATTTAGTCCTATTCATATTCAAGATGCTACTAATTATATTTTTCATGAAATATTTGAAAAATCAACTAATAAAAACCAAACAATTTCTATAAACGGAAATGAATTATTTTCATTTTACGAACTATATGCTTTAGCTGAAAAAACTTTCAAAACAAAAAAAATTAAAATTTCAATCCCTTATTTTTTGATGAAATTTATAGACATTTCATTAAACACTTTTCCTTTAAAAATGGGAATTTACCCCGACCAAATTAAGCGATTATATGGAATTAAATCTATTGATGAGAACTTAAATTTTAACAAGTATAATTTAAAGAACTATTTGTTAGAATAG
- a CDS encoding SIMPL domain-containing protein: MKKYLSILMVLALFTAKAQNNTAMDKKYVEVTGVAEQMVTPNEIYVAITLQEEKDGRKRTVEDQEKVLINSLKKLDIDIKNLKLSDVGSYTRWDKKTKESFKQKSYELKLNDAYSASKVLYELNQLELYRMYVARTDHSDIEQIRKDVKINAVKAAKEKAQYLLSAVNEQLGDVIYIIEQDYGYQPMYRAMGMSNVSMDAGGYEPNPDVEFEKIKVQYKILARFEIK; encoded by the coding sequence ATGAAAAAGTATTTAAGTATATTAATGGTATTAGCTTTGTTTACAGCAAAAGCACAAAACAACACAGCAATGGATAAAAAATATGTAGAAGTTACTGGCGTAGCCGAGCAAATGGTTACCCCAAATGAAATTTATGTTGCCATAACCCTTCAAGAAGAAAAAGATGGCAGAAAAAGAACCGTAGAAGACCAAGAAAAAGTATTAATAAACTCGCTAAAAAAGCTTGATATTGACATTAAAAACTTAAAACTTTCTGATGTGGGTTCTTATACACGCTGGGACAAAAAAACCAAGGAAAGCTTTAAACAGAAAAGTTATGAACTTAAATTAAATGATGCGTATAGTGCTTCTAAAGTTTTGTATGAGCTTAATCAGCTGGAACTGTACAGAATGTACGTAGCCAGAACAGACCACAGCGATATAGAACAAATAAGAAAAGATGTAAAAATTAATGCTGTAAAAGCAGCTAAAGAAAAAGCACAATACTTACTAAGTGCTGTAAATGAGCAACTTGGAGATGTTATTTATATTATAGAACAAGATTACGGCTACCAACCAATGTACAGAGCTATGGGCATGTCTAATGTTTCTATGGATGCGGGTGGCTATGAACCAAACCCCGATGTGGAGTTTGAAAAAATTAAAGTGCAATATAAAATTTTAGCTCGTTTTGAGATAAAATAG
- a CDS encoding PhnA domain-containing protein, whose amino-acid sequence MSLEKELAERSGNSCELCKNTENLSAYIIPPSTESVLHNAINICDTCKTQIENKQFDETHWHCLNDSMWSEIPAVQVMSYRLLHQLHKQDLLDMMYMDDETRKWALSAMNESGEQHIDANGNVLQNGDKVVLTQTLNVKGSSVSATKGTVVHNIRLVQDNHEQIEGKIDGQTIVILTKYLRKN is encoded by the coding sequence ATGAGTTTAGAAAAAGAATTAGCAGAACGCAGTGGAAATTCATGCGAGCTTTGTAAAAACACCGAAAATTTAAGTGCTTATATTATCCCTCCAAGTACGGAATCTGTTCTACACAATGCTATAAATATATGCGATACTTGCAAAACCCAAATTGAAAATAAACAGTTTGATGAAACGCATTGGCATTGCCTAAATGATAGTATGTGGAGTGAAATTCCTGCTGTGCAGGTTATGAGTTATAGGCTACTGCACCAGCTACACAAGCAAGATTTATTAGACATGATGTATATGGATGATGAAACAAGAAAATGGGCTTTATCTGCAATGAACGAAAGTGGAGAACAACATATAGATGCCAATGGTAATGTACTTCAAAATGGCGATAAAGTTGTATTAACGCAAACTTTAAATGTAAAAGGCAGTAGTGTTTCGGCTACCAAAGGTACTGTAGTTCATAATATTAGATTAGTGCAGGACAACCACGAACAAATAGAAGGAAAAATTGATGGACAAACCATAGTTATTCTAACTAAATATTTACGCAAAAATTAA
- the prmC gene encoding peptide chain release factor N(5)-glutamine methyltransferase, which translates to MKKQIIAKQKFIDDFVDALKPIYYKQEAIQILKALLFDVFNIEYYKIVANNSIELTENQLKEFNQIIKRLLQHEPYEYIVENAHFYGMDLYVNKNVLIPRPETEELVNLIVQDHHKEHHGLDILDIGTGSGCIALALANRFYPSNVWAIEKSKEAIAVAKKSDTFYQTKIHFKKGNIFYWKKMKLPKFDIIVSNPPYIPEAEKKLMHKNVLMYEPHTALFVKNENPLKFYNAIADLALVYLKPNGKLYFECNEFNANDVADMLLDKGFKNVSTNTDLQGKDRMVRAY; encoded by the coding sequence ATGAAAAAACAAATAATCGCTAAGCAAAAGTTTATAGATGATTTTGTAGATGCACTAAAACCTATTTATTATAAACAAGAAGCCATTCAAATACTAAAAGCGTTGCTTTTTGATGTTTTTAATATAGAATACTACAAAATTGTAGCCAATAATAGCATTGAACTAACTGAAAACCAGTTAAAAGAGTTTAATCAAATAATCAAAAGATTATTGCAGCATGAGCCATACGAATACATAGTAGAAAATGCTCATTTTTATGGAATGGATTTATATGTCAACAAAAACGTACTCATTCCCCGCCCCGAAACAGAAGAACTTGTTAATTTAATAGTTCAAGACCACCATAAAGAACATCATGGTTTAGATATTTTAGATATTGGCACAGGAAGCGGATGTATAGCATTGGCACTTGCCAATAGATTTTATCCCTCCAATGTTTGGGCTATTGAAAAAAGCAAAGAAGCTATTGCCGTTGCCAAAAAAAGTGATACTTTCTATCAAACAAAAATCCATTTTAAAAAAGGAAATATCTTTTATTGGAAAAAAATGAAATTGCCAAAATTTGATATAATAGTAAGCAATCCACCGTACATACCGGAAGCTGAGAAAAAACTAATGCACAAAAATGTTTTAATGTATGAACCACATACTGCCTTATTTGTAAAAAATGAAAATCCTTTAAAATTCTATAATGCCATTGCCGATTTAGCTCTTGTTTATCTAAAACCTAATGGCAAATTGTACTTTGAATGTAATGAATTTAATGCCAATGATGTGGCAGACATGCTTTTAGACAAAGGTTTTAAAAATGTTAGTACTAATACCGACTTACAAGGAAAAGATAGAATGGTAAGGGCGTACTAA
- a CDS encoding chloride channel protein, whose translation MWFEKLKQYAKLGFDQINNAKLKYNILHAIPFWAGAFVCGIIAVFYAKLFDFVEIFREHLFSLNPYILFALSPIAFIAAWWVVKKWAPYSKGSGIPQVTAAIELNNHKHKDLVDKLLGLRVAIVKMLSSLLLLLGGGFIGREGPTIQISASIFKKINDILPEWYPKISRSNMIITGAAAGLAAAFNTPLGGIVFAIEELTKTHFNYFKSALLTGVIIAGITALGILGPYLYIGDPKISQYSFSIVMPVIALAIITGLLGSIMGKMIISLSNFRKQHLNKWQNIVFLIVSGLVIASFAYFINSDVLGSGKKMMVDSLFTDDKTIHWYYPFIRIIGSVISFSSGAAGGIFAPSLSTGAGLGAVFSQFLDLTTGEANLLILCGMTGFLTAITRSPFTACILVIEMTNSHIVIFYIMFTALISNITAVSVSSKSFYDTLKHQYINDLHQNNKTNK comes from the coding sequence ATTTGGTTTGAAAAACTCAAGCAATATGCAAAACTCGGTTTTGACCAAATAAATAATGCTAAGTTAAAATACAATATACTTCATGCTATACCGTTTTGGGCAGGAGCATTTGTTTGTGGTATTATTGCCGTATTTTATGCTAAATTATTTGACTTTGTAGAAATATTTCGCGAACATCTTTTTTCTTTAAATCCCTATATCTTATTTGCACTTTCTCCTATAGCTTTTATTGCTGCGTGGTGGGTAGTTAAAAAATGGGCACCGTACTCAAAAGGAAGTGGTATTCCTCAAGTAACTGCCGCTATTGAACTCAACAACCATAAGCATAAAGATTTAGTAGATAAATTGTTAGGTCTTAGAGTTGCTATAGTTAAAATGCTTTCAAGTTTATTACTATTATTGGGTGGTGGTTTTATAGGCAGAGAAGGTCCTACTATTCAAATATCAGCATCTATTTTTAAAAAAATAAATGATATTTTACCAGAGTGGTATCCTAAAATATCAAGAAGCAATATGATAATAACAGGAGCTGCCGCTGGACTTGCTGCCGCATTTAACACCCCTTTAGGTGGAATTGTTTTTGCCATTGAAGAACTTACAAAAACGCATTTCAACTATTTTAAATCGGCTTTACTTACGGGCGTTATTATAGCAGGTATCACGGCTTTGGGTATTTTGGGACCGTATTTATACATAGGCGACCCTAAAATTTCGCAATATAGTTTTTCTATTGTTATGCCGGTTATTGCCCTTGCTATTATTACAGGTTTGTTGGGCAGCATAATGGGCAAAATGATAATTTCTCTCTCCAATTTTAGAAAACAACACTTAAATAAATGGCAAAATATTGTTTTTCTTATCGTTAGCGGCTTGGTTATAGCAAGTTTTGCTTATTTCATAAATTCTGATGTATTAGGTTCCGGCAAAAAAATGATGGTTGATAGTTTATTTACAGACGATAAAACCATACATTGGTACTACCCTTTTATAAGAATAATAGGTTCTGTCATTTCTTTTTCAAGTGGTGCAGCCGGTGGTATTTTTGCTCCTTCATTAAGTACAGGTGCAGGTTTAGGTGCTGTTTTTTCGCAGTTTTTAGACTTAACTACAGGAGAAGCTAATTTACTTATTCTATGTGGTATGACGGGATTTTTAACCGCTATAACCCGAAGTCCTTTTACAGCTTGTATTTTAGTAATAGAAATGACCAATAGCCATATTGTTATATTTTACATTATGTTTACAGCTTTAATTTCAAATATTACTGCTGTATCTGTAAGTTCAAAATCATTTTACGACACCTTAAAGCACCAATATATAAACGATTTACACCAAAATAATAAAACAAATAAATAA